One segment of Dolichospermum sp. DET69 DNA contains the following:
- a CDS encoding Rpn family recombination-promoting nuclease/putative transposase: MHTDTIFYQIFLTFHTLLFELLGQPTENAQGYNFTSVEVKEKAFRFDGIFMPDSLQKPIYFVEVQFQNKPEFYWELITEINIYLNQYKPQQDWQAIALFAKGSLDVEVLTPYQQELVNSGRIKRIYLDEIPPGSIGMGLIELILSKETQAPELVQNLMQRTKTEITNSAEKQGIIELLESVLVSKFSKLTRQEIEAMFLVSDIKQTRVYQEAKQEGKQEGRQEGRQEGRQEGRQDEAINLLVRILSKRFGKLTNSYIENINKLTIAQLEDLGEVLLDFVDINDLEQWLKAHTEL, from the coding sequence CAACCAACAGAAAATGCTCAAGGTTATAATTTTACCTCCGTTGAAGTCAAAGAAAAAGCTTTTCGATTTGATGGTATTTTTATGCCTGATAGTTTGCAAAAGCCTATCTATTTTGTAGAAGTTCAATTTCAAAACAAACCAGAATTTTACTGGGAATTAATTACAGAAATAAACATTTATCTCAATCAATATAAACCTCAACAAGATTGGCAAGCCATAGCTTTATTTGCTAAAGGTAGTTTAGATGTAGAAGTATTAACTCCTTATCAACAGGAATTAGTTAATAGTGGTCGTATCAAACGCATTTATTTAGATGAAATCCCACCAGGTTCAATAGGTATGGGATTAATTGAATTAATTCTGAGTAAAGAAACTCAAGCTCCAGAATTAGTTCAAAACCTGATGCAAAGAACAAAAACAGAGATTACCAATTCTGCAGAAAAACAAGGTATTATAGAGTTATTGGAAAGCGTTTTGGTGTCGAAGTTTTCAAAATTAACTCGTCAGGAGATTGAAGCGATGTTTTTAGTAAGTGATATCAAACAAACTAGGGTATATCAAGAAGCAAAGCAGGAAGGTAAACAGGAAGGTAGACAAGAAGGTAGACAAGAAGGTAGACAAGAAGGTAGACAAGATGAAGCAATTAACTTACTGGTGCGAATATTATCCAAGCGATTTGGGAAATTGACCAATAGCTACATCGAAAATATCAACAAACTCACCATAGCGCAACTAGAAGACCTGGGAGAAGTATTATTAGATTTTGTGGATATTAACGACCTGGAACAATGGCTAAAAGCCCACACAGAATTATAG
- a CDS encoding Rpn family recombination-promoting nuclease/putative transposase has product MHTDTIFYQIFLTFHTLLFELLGQPTENAQGYNFTSVEVKEKAFRFDGIFMPDSLQKPIYFVEVQFQNKPEFYWELITEINIYLNQYKPQQDWQAIALFAKGSLDVEVLTPYQQELVNSGRIKRIYLDEIPPGSIGMGLIELILSKETKAPELVQNLMQRTKTEIGNDSERQGIIDLLESVLVSKFSKLTRQEIEAMFLVSDIKQTRVYQEAKQEGKQEGRQEGRQEGRQDEAINLLVRILSKRFGKLTNSYIENINKLTIAQLEDLGEALLDFVDINDLEQWLKAHTEL; this is encoded by the coding sequence ATGCACACAGACACTATATTTTATCAAATCTTCCTCACCTTCCACACTCTGTTATTTGAACTTCTCGGACAACCAACAGAAAATGCTCAAGGTTATAATTTTACCTCCGTTGAAGTCAAAGAAAAAGCTTTTCGATTTGATGGTATTTTTATGCCTGATAGTTTGCAAAAGCCTATCTATTTTGTAGAAGTTCAATTTCAAAACAAACCAGAATTTTACTGGGAATTAATTACAGAAATAAACATTTATCTCAATCAATATAAACCTCAACAAGATTGGCAAGCCATAGCTTTATTTGCTAAAGGTAGTTTAGATGTAGAAGTATTAACTCCTTATCAACAAGAATTAGTTAATAGTGGTCGTATCAAACGCATTTATTTAGATGAAATCCCACCAGGTTCAATAGGTATGGGATTAATTGAATTAATTCTGAGTAAGGAAACAAAAGCTCCAGAATTAGTTCAAAACCTGATGCAAAGAACAAAAACAGAGATTGGTAACGACAGTGAAAGACAAGGTATTATAGATTTACTGGAAAGTGTTTTGGTGTCGAAGTTTTCAAAATTAACTCGTCAGGAGATTGAAGCGATGTTTTTAGTAAGTGATATCAAACAAACTAGGGTATATCAAGAAGCAAAGCAGGAAGGTAAACAGGAAGGTAGACAAGAAGGTAGACAAGAAGGTAGACAAGATGAAGCAATTAACTTACTGGTGCGAATATTATCCAAGCGATTTGGGAAATTGACCAATAGCTACATCGAAAATATCAACAAACTCACCATAGCGCAACTAGAAGACCTGGGAGAAGCATTATTAGATTTTGTGGATATTAACGACCTGGAACAATGGCTAAAAGCCCACACAGAATTATAG
- a CDS encoding Rpn family recombination-promoting nuclease/putative transposase, translating into MHTDTIFYQIFLTFHTLLFELLGQPTENAQGYNFTSVEVKEKAFRFDGIFMPDSLQKPIYFVEVQFQNKPEFYWELITEINIYLNQYKPQQDWQAIALFAKGSLDVEVLTPYQQELVNSGRIKRIYLDEIPPGSIGMGLIELILSKETKAPELVQNLMQRTKTEITNSAEKQGIIELLESVLVSKFSKLTRQEIEAMFLVSDIKQTRVYQEAKQEGKQEGRQEGRQEGRQEGRQEGRQDEAINLLVRILSKRFGKLTNSYIGNINKLTIAQLEDLGEALLDFVDINDLEQWLKAHTEL; encoded by the coding sequence ATGCACACAGACACTATATTTTATCAAATCTTCCTCACCTTCCACACTCTGTTATTTGAACTTCTCGGACAACCAACAGAAAATGCTCAAGGTTATAATTTTACCTCCGTTGAAGTCAAAGAAAAAGCTTTTCGATTTGATGGTATTTTCATGCCTGATAGTTTGCAAAAGCCTATCTATTTTGTAGAAGTTCAATTTCAAAACAAACCAGAATTTTACTGGGAATTAATTACAGAAATAAACATTTATCTCAATCAATATAAACCTCAACAAGATTGGCAAGCCATAGCTTTATTTGCTAAAGGTAGTTTAGATGTAGAAGTATTAACTCCTTATCAACAGGAATTAGTTAATAGTGGTCGTATCAAACGCATTTATTTAGATGAAATCCCACCAGGTTCAATAGGTATGGGATTAATTGAATTAATTCTGAGTAAGGAAACAAAAGCTCCAGAATTAGTTCAAAACCTGATGCAAAGAACAAAAACAGAGATTACCAATTCTGCAGAAAAACAAGGTATTATAGAGTTATTGGAAAGCGTTTTGGTATCGAAGTTTTCAAAATTAACCCGTCAGGAGATTGAAGCGATGTTTTTAGTAAGTGATATCAAACAAACTAGGGTATATCAAGAAGCAAAGCAGGAAGGTAAACAGGAAGGTAGACAAGAAGGTAGACAAGAAGGTAGACAAGAAGGTAGACAAGAAGGTAGACAAGATGAAGCAATTAACTTACTGGTGCGAATATTATCCAAGCGATTTGGGAAATTGACCAATAGCTACATCGGAAATATCAACAAACTCACCATAGCGCAACTAGAAGACCTGGGAGAAGCATTATTAGATTTTGTGGATATTAACGACCTGGAACAATGGCTAAAAGCCCACACAGAATTATAG
- a CDS encoding DUF2887 domain-containing protein: MHTDTIFYQIFLTFHTLLFELLGQPTENAQGYNFTSVEVKEKAFRFDGIFMPDSLQKPIYFVEVQFQNKPEFYWELITEINIYLNQYKPQQDWQAIALFAKGSLDVEVLTPYQQELVNSGRIKRIYLDEIPPGSIGMGLIELILSKETQAPELVQNLMQRTKTEIGNDSERQGIIDLLESVLVSKFSKLTRQEIEAMFLVSDIKQTRVYQEAKQEEATNLLVRMLSKRFGKLTNSYIENINSLTIAQLEDLGEALLDFVDITDLDEWLKSHN, encoded by the coding sequence ATGCACACAGACACTATATTTTATCAAATCTTCCTCACCTTCCACACTCTGTTATTTGAACTTCTCGGACAACCAACAGAAAATGCTCAAGGTTATAATTTTACCTCCGTTGAAGTCAAAGAAAAAGCTTTTCGATTTGATGGTATTTTTATGCCTGATAGTTTGCAAAAGCCTATCTATTTTGTAGAAGTTCAATTTCAAAACAAACCAGAATTTTACTGGGAATTAATTACAGAAATAAACATTTATCTCAATCAATATAAACCTCAACAAGATTGGCAAGCCATAGCTTTATTTGCTAAAGGTAGTTTAGATGTAGAAGTATTAACTCCTTATCAACAAGAATTAGTTAATAGTGGTCGTATCAAACGCATTTATTTAGATGAAATCCCACCAGGTTCAATAGGTATGGGATTAATTGAATTAATTCTGAGTAAGGAAACTCAAGCCCCAGAATTAGTTCAAAACCTGATGCAAAGAACAAAAACAGAGATTGGTAACGACAGTGAAAGACAAGGTATTATAGATTTACTGGAAAGTGTTTTGGTGTCGAAGTTTTCAAAATTAACTCGTCAGGAGATTGAAGCGATGTTTTTAGTAAGTGATATCAAACAAACTAGGGTATATCAAGAAGCAAAGCAAGAAGAAGCAACAAACTTACTGGTACGGATGTTATCTAAGCGGTTTGGGAAATTGACCAATAGCTACATCGAAAATATTAACAGTCTGACCATAGCGCAACTAGAAGACCTAGGAGAAGCATTATTAGATTTTGTAGATATTACCGACCTAGACGAATGGCTAAAATCTCACAACTAA
- a CDS encoding CPBP family intramembrane metalloprotease, with protein sequence MTIKRLLLIGLTLLAIMLSGLSLLNSWQKPQFQSRLELYQTNIVLQAQAWQPEDSSDKSIQTIQESILGANPIESAIKQYQTASKSVQTSLETTNTKLVKLQSSADLPISAEEKSLQKSQQQQEKLLAEVDLRLGILQAQQQETDNAIKTWSQLQQYSDINSKYPETAQVLSGMWSKPPRLFPKAEQLIQQNLDTWFRSTALEQLYQVQQRQEALSALKIAQQEAATQALLKLAIIATIPTLTAFIGLILLIFLFGQRLLKGRESFLAINSDLVWSTPWNWEIIIQVFILGFFLMGQLFIPELLSILPIPRGTGNAKIEAFTVLVSYLLVSLGCFSVLYFSIRRFFPLPENWFRFNFFSNWFLWGFGGYCTALPIVVIVSLINQKLWQGQGGSNPLLQMALESRDNTALGIFFFTAAIAAPLFEEVLFRGFLLPSLTRYTSVWGAIFVSSLLFAAAHLSLSEILPLTALGIVLGIVYTRSRNLLSSMLLHSLWNSGTLISLFLLGSQ encoded by the coding sequence ATGACAATTAAACGGTTGCTGTTAATTGGGCTAACTTTGTTAGCAATAATGTTGTCAGGGTTATCTTTATTAAATAGCTGGCAAAAACCTCAATTCCAGAGTCGTCTAGAATTGTACCAGACTAATATTGTCTTACAAGCCCAAGCATGGCAACCAGAAGATAGCAGCGACAAGAGTATTCAAACAATTCAAGAATCTATTCTCGGTGCAAATCCCATAGAAAGCGCAATAAAGCAATATCAAACAGCGAGTAAATCTGTTCAAACAAGTTTAGAGACAACTAATACAAAATTAGTAAAACTGCAATCTTCAGCAGATCTTCCTATTTCCGCAGAGGAGAAAAGTTTACAAAAATCTCAACAGCAACAAGAAAAATTATTAGCGGAAGTAGATTTGCGGTTAGGAATTTTGCAAGCACAGCAACAGGAAACGGACAACGCAATTAAAACTTGGAGTCAGTTACAGCAATATTCAGATATCAACTCCAAATATCCAGAAACTGCTCAAGTTTTAAGTGGAATGTGGAGTAAACCTCCGCGTCTCTTCCCCAAAGCTGAACAACTTATTCAACAAAACTTAGATACTTGGTTTCGTTCTACAGCTTTAGAGCAATTATATCAAGTTCAACAACGTCAAGAAGCCCTATCAGCTTTGAAAATTGCCCAACAAGAAGCGGCAACCCAAGCATTGTTAAAATTAGCGATAATTGCCACTATACCTACCTTAACAGCTTTTATTGGGCTAATACTGTTGATTTTCTTATTCGGTCAACGCTTACTCAAAGGTCGAGAATCCTTTCTAGCGATAAATAGCGATTTAGTTTGGTCAACTCCTTGGAATTGGGAAATAATTATTCAAGTTTTCATCCTCGGCTTTTTCTTAATGGGGCAATTATTTATACCAGAATTATTATCTATTTTGCCTATTCCCCGTGGTACAGGTAATGCCAAAATTGAGGCTTTTACGGTTTTAGTCAGTTATCTATTAGTGTCTTTAGGTTGTTTCTCTGTTCTATATTTTTCCATTAGACGTTTTTTCCCCCTTCCCGAAAACTGGTTTCGCTTCAATTTCTTCAGTAATTGGTTTTTGTGGGGATTTGGTGGCTATTGTACAGCTTTACCAATTGTGGTGATAGTATCACTGATTAATCAAAAATTATGGCAAGGACAAGGTGGCAGTAATCCACTTTTGCAAATGGCACTGGAAAGCCGGGATAATACGGCATTGGGTATATTTTTCTTTACCGCAGCCATAGCCGCACCGTTGTTTGAAGAAGTCCTATTTCGGGGCTTTTTATTACCATCTTTGACTCGTTATACCTCTGTTTGGGGGGCAATTTTCGTCAGTAGCTTGTTATTTGCGGCTGCTCACCTGAGTTTATCAGAAATACTCCCGCTTACAGCATTGGGAATAGTCTTAGGAATAGTTTACACGCGATCGCGCAATTTACTTTCTTCTATGCTTCTCCACAGTCTTTGGAATAGTGGCACATTAATTAGTTTATTTCTTTTAGGTAGTCAGTAG
- a CDS encoding NINE protein, which produces MSNLNPSHTTKQLLAGYAGIIFGGFGLHKFILGYTSEGFIMLAISVIGGSFTYGLTLIVMQLVGLVEAMIYFNKSHEEFVNTYFVNKQGWF; this is translated from the coding sequence ATGAGTAATCTTAACCCATCTCACACTACTAAACAACTGTTAGCTGGTTATGCTGGAATTATTTTTGGTGGATTTGGGCTGCATAAATTCATTCTTGGTTACACATCAGAAGGTTTTATTATGTTAGCAATTTCCGTAATTGGTGGCTCTTTTACTTACGGACTTACATTAATAGTTATGCAACTCGTTGGTTTAGTTGAAGCCATGATTTACTTTAATAAATCCCATGAAGAATTTGTTAATACCTATTTTGTGAATAAACAAGGCTGGTTTTAG
- a CDS encoding copper-translocating P-type ATPase, protein MQLIPKNEIVIESAPSTKILNSEKIILDVGGMKCAGCVSAVEKQLIQHPGVKSVCVNLATEVAVIEAEVGTVDAEALAQGLTATGFPSQLRTAKRAGDKSAISNSEVRQRQEMQGTIRQLVIASLLLVLSGIGHFGNIGSAIFPFLNDIWFHCGLATIAMIIPGRPILVEGWLGWRRGAPNMNTLIGLGTLTAYTASLVALLFPQMGWECFFDEPVMMLGFILLGRTLEKQARGRAAKAFRQLLALSPQTARLIINPEPEKLIAGANIIEIPAEQVRVGEWLQVLPGDKIPVDGEVRFGQTTIDEAMLTGEALPVMKQLGDSVTGGTLNQSGAIAIQATRTGDDTTLAQIVALVEAAQTRKAPVQKLADTVAGYFTYGVLTAAGLTFAFWYLLGTHLWPDVIMSGSMEMSHSMGHNPQHLFPHTHYSSLLISLKLAIAVMVVACPCALGLATPTAILVGTGMGAERGLLIKGGDVLEKVHKLDTVVFDKTGTLTTGKPTVTDCLVLTESILPSSLIQLAAAVESGTYHPLAIAIQEEAKRQELIIPSAVDFHTEPGMGVSAVVGGKNVLLGNWEWCHYHQVNINETAEQQGHQLATAGKTVIAVAVDGTLAGLIAVSDTLRPDAKTAVDKLRQMGLRVMLLSGDRLEAANAIAKQLGITNADIMAGIPPAQKAATIQSLQSGKIKSYVAMVGDGINDAPALSQADVGIALHSGTDVAMETAEIILMRNSLTDVVKSIQLSRSTFNTIRQNLFWAFAYNTIGIPLAAGVLLPSWGFVLGPASAAALMAFSSVSVVTNSILLRRFAP, encoded by the coding sequence ATGCAACTGATCCCAAAAAATGAAATAGTTATAGAATCTGCCCCTTCCACAAAAATACTAAACTCAGAGAAAATTATTTTAGATGTTGGGGGGATGAAGTGTGCTGGATGTGTAAGTGCAGTTGAAAAACAGCTTATTCAGCATCCAGGAGTTAAAAGCGTTTGTGTTAACCTGGCAACAGAAGTTGCAGTCATAGAGGCGGAAGTTGGTACTGTAGATGCAGAGGCACTAGCTCAGGGATTGACAGCTACAGGATTTCCTAGTCAATTGCGGACAGCTAAAAGGGCTGGTGATAAATCTGCAATCTCTAACTCAGAAGTTAGACAACGCCAAGAAATGCAGGGGACAATTAGACAGTTAGTAATTGCGAGTTTACTCCTGGTACTGTCGGGAATTGGTCATTTTGGGAATATTGGTAGTGCAATTTTTCCCTTCTTAAATGACATCTGGTTTCATTGTGGACTGGCTACTATTGCCATGATTATTCCTGGTAGACCAATTTTAGTCGAAGGCTGGCTAGGTTGGCGACGGGGTGCGCCCAATATGAATACCCTTATCGGTTTGGGAACGCTGACAGCTTATACGGCGAGTTTGGTGGCGTTATTGTTCCCCCAAATGGGTTGGGAATGCTTTTTTGATGAACCGGTGATGATGTTGGGTTTTATTCTGTTGGGGAGAACTTTAGAAAAACAGGCTAGAGGACGTGCAGCTAAGGCATTTCGGCAATTGTTAGCCCTATCACCCCAAACAGCCCGGTTAATTATTAACCCAGAACCAGAAAAATTAATTGCTGGGGCAAATATTATAGAAATTCCGGCGGAACAAGTGCGTGTGGGTGAATGGTTGCAAGTGCTACCAGGAGATAAAATTCCTGTTGATGGTGAGGTGCGGTTTGGACAAACTACGATAGATGAGGCGATGCTGACTGGGGAAGCACTACCTGTGATGAAGCAATTAGGAGATTCTGTGACTGGGGGAACCTTAAATCAGTCAGGAGCGATCGCTATTCAAGCTACCCGCACAGGTGATGATACAACTCTAGCCCAAATTGTGGCTTTGGTAGAAGCTGCCCAAACTCGCAAAGCCCCAGTGCAGAAATTAGCAGATACGGTAGCTGGATATTTTACCTACGGTGTCTTAACAGCGGCTGGTTTAACATTTGCATTTTGGTATTTATTGGGAACTCACCTCTGGCCAGATGTGATTATGTCTGGTAGTATGGAAATGTCTCACAGTATGGGACATAATCCCCAACATTTATTTCCTCACACCCATTATTCCTCATTGTTAATTAGTTTAAAATTAGCGATCGCTGTGATGGTAGTTGCTTGTCCTTGTGCTTTAGGACTAGCTACCCCGACAGCTATTTTAGTGGGAACGGGTATGGGTGCAGAACGGGGATTATTAATCAAAGGTGGCGACGTTTTAGAAAAAGTCCACAAACTAGATACAGTGGTTTTTGATAAAACCGGAACTCTCACCACAGGTAAGCCCACAGTCACTGATTGTCTAGTCCTTACCGAATCAATTTTACCATCATCATTAATCCAACTAGCAGCAGCCGTAGAAAGCGGTACTTATCATCCCCTCGCTATAGCTATTCAGGAAGAAGCTAAACGTCAAGAGTTAATCATCCCTAGTGCGGTAGACTTCCACACAGAACCAGGAATGGGCGTATCTGCTGTAGTTGGGGGGAAAAATGTCCTTTTAGGTAACTGGGAATGGTGCCATTACCACCAAGTCAATATTAATGAAACAGCAGAACAACAAGGACACCAACTAGCTACAGCAGGAAAAACCGTGATTGCTGTGGCTGTAGATGGAACTTTAGCAGGATTAATTGCTGTTAGTGATACCCTCAGACCAGATGCTAAAACCGCAGTAGACAAATTGCGACAAATGGGTTTGCGAGTTATGCTCCTCAGTGGTGATAGATTAGAAGCAGCTAATGCGATCGCTAAACAACTAGGAATCACCAATGCTGATATCATGGCAGGTATTCCCCCAGCCCAGAAAGCCGCTACCATTCAATCGCTTCAATCTGGGAAAATCAAATCTTATGTAGCTATGGTAGGAGATGGCATTAATGATGCCCCAGCTTTATCCCAGGCAGATGTAGGTATAGCTTTACATTCTGGTACAGATGTGGCAATGGAAACAGCCGAAATTATCTTAATGCGAAATTCCCTTACTGATGTTGTAAAATCCATTCAGCTAAGTAGATCCACTTTTAATACCATCCGTCAGAATTTATTTTGGGCTTTTGCTTATAATACTATAGGTATTCCCCTCGCAGCTGGTGTATTATTACCTAGTTGGGGTTTTGTTCTCGGTCCTGCCAGTGCAGCGGCATTAATGGCCTTTAGCTCTGTCAGTGTTGTAACTAACTCAATTTTATTAAGGAGGTTTGCTCCCTAG
- a CDS encoding FHA domain-containing protein, translated as MATVTNEKHLLIIEDNQGRKEFLLENLVYSIGRDHDCHIRLFSQFVSRHHATLVRLPRSNNSQQYYYRIVDGNTKGKPSSNGLMINGQKIPAHNLRNEDEVIFAPQVRAIYYLLQNTEIFSSTDAIEYDITLINPGMNEDLEK; from the coding sequence ATGGCAACAGTAACTAATGAAAAACATCTACTGATTATTGAAGATAATCAAGGACGGAAAGAATTTCTTTTAGAAAACCTTGTTTATTCTATCGGTAGAGATCATGATTGTCATATTCGTTTATTTTCCCAGTTTGTTTCCCGTCATCATGCCACATTAGTAAGATTACCCCGCTCAAATAATAGTCAACAATATTATTATCGAATTGTGGATGGTAATACTAAAGGAAAACCCAGTTCTAATGGTTTGATGATTAATGGACAAAAAATTCCAGCGCATAATCTCCGCAATGAAGATGAAGTTATTTTTGCACCCCAAGTCCGCGCAATTTATTATCTATTGCAAAATACTGAGATTTTTTCCTCAACTGATGCCATTGAATATGACATTACATTAATCAACCCAGGGATGAATGAAGATTTGGAAAAATAA
- a CDS encoding TIGR01777 family oxidoreductase: MKIAISGATGFVGSRLVERLHTEGHRILVLTRNTTFAQKVFPFQAFPNLEIISYTPGVSGSWQDSIAGCDGVVNLAGEPIAEGRWTPERKQEILNTRKLGTQKIVAAIAKANPQPSVLVNTSAIGYYGTSETASFDEDSASGNDFLAQVCQEWEAEASKVKDANVRLVILRFGIVLGNGGALGKMITPFKLFAGGPIGSGQQWFSWIHLDDIVSLIIQALTKPTMEGVYNATAPQPVRMNDLSTTMGNVMNRPSWLPVPGFAIEAILGDGAKVVLEGQQVLPKRTLESGFEFQYPNLPSALKQILL; the protein is encoded by the coding sequence ATGAAAATAGCAATTAGTGGTGCAACAGGATTTGTGGGCAGTCGGTTAGTAGAAAGACTACACACAGAAGGTCATAGAATATTAGTATTAACTCGGAATACTACCTTTGCTCAAAAGGTTTTTCCCTTTCAAGCATTTCCTAATTTAGAAATTATTTCCTATACCCCTGGTGTATCCGGCAGTTGGCAAGATAGCATAGCTGGTTGTGATGGAGTAGTTAATTTGGCAGGAGAACCCATTGCTGAGGGACGTTGGACACCAGAACGCAAGCAAGAAATCCTCAATACTCGCAAACTGGGTACACAAAAAATAGTTGCAGCTATAGCTAAAGCTAATCCCCAACCCAGCGTTTTAGTCAATACTTCGGCTATTGGTTACTACGGAACTAGTGAAACTGCGAGTTTTGATGAAGATAGTGCTTCTGGTAATGACTTTTTGGCTCAAGTCTGTCAAGAATGGGAAGCAGAAGCCAGCAAGGTCAAAGATGCCAATGTCCGGTTAGTAATTCTACGTTTTGGCATTGTTTTGGGTAATGGTGGTGCTTTGGGGAAAATGATTACCCCCTTTAAACTATTTGCCGGTGGACCTATTGGTAGTGGTCAACAATGGTTTTCGTGGATTCACTTAGATGATATCGTTAGTTTAATCATCCAAGCTTTAACCAAACCAACAATGGAGGGAGTATATAATGCTACTGCTCCTCAACCAGTCCGCATGAATGATTTAAGTACAACTATGGGTAACGTGATGAATCGTCCCTCTTGGTTGCCTGTTCCTGGATTTGCAATAGAGGCTATATTGGGAGACGGGGCAAAGGTAGTTTTGGAAGGACAACAGGTTTTACCCAAACGCACTTTAGAGTCAGGTTTTGAGTTTCAATATCCAAATTTGCCATCAGCATTAAAGCAGATTCTCCTTTGA
- a CDS encoding aldo/keto reductase, translating into MLYKRFGRTELQMPVFSCGGMRYQYKWQDVIPEEIPRDNQENLEAVIRRSVELGINHIETARGYGTSEMQLGKILPQFPREKLIVQTKVSPVADPQKFRQTFEKSLAYLQLDYVDLFGLHGINNAETWDYSIREGGCLEVAKQLQSEGKIRFIGFSTHAPTNIILQAINSNQFDYVNLHWYYINQWNWAAIEAANKLDMGVFIISPSNKGGLLYEPSQKLVDLCTPLSPMVFNDLFCLSYPQVHTLSIGAAKPTDFDEHIKTLELLNNAAEILPPIISRLESEAVNILGEDWVKTWETNLPTWEKTPGEINMRVILWLLNLALAYDMIDYGKMRYNLLGQANHWFPGNRADKLNELDLRECLANSPQAEKIPQMLAKAQEILGSAEIKRLSQS; encoded by the coding sequence ATGCTATACAAACGTTTTGGCCGCACAGAATTACAAATGCCTGTTTTCTCCTGTGGAGGAATGCGATATCAATATAAATGGCAAGATGTTATCCCAGAGGAAATTCCTAGAGATAATCAAGAAAATTTAGAAGCTGTAATTCGCCGTTCTGTAGAATTGGGAATTAATCATATTGAAACTGCACGCGGTTATGGAACATCAGAAATGCAGTTAGGAAAAATTCTGCCTCAGTTTCCTCGTGAAAAATTAATAGTCCAAACTAAAGTTTCTCCTGTCGCAGACCCTCAAAAATTTCGCCAAACCTTTGAAAAATCTTTAGCTTATCTTCAGTTAGATTATGTTGATTTGTTTGGTTTGCATGGAATTAATAATGCAGAAACTTGGGATTATAGTATTCGTGAAGGGGGTTGTTTAGAAGTAGCAAAACAGTTGCAATCTGAGGGTAAAATCAGATTCATTGGCTTTTCTACTCACGCTCCCACAAATATAATTTTGCAAGCAATTAATAGTAATCAATTTGATTATGTTAATTTGCATTGGTACTATATTAATCAATGGAATTGGGCTGCTATTGAAGCTGCAAATAAATTAGATATGGGTGTATTTATTATTAGCCCATCTAATAAAGGCGGTTTATTATATGAACCTTCCCAAAAGTTAGTTGATTTGTGTACGCCTTTGAGTCCAATGGTGTTTAATGATTTATTTTGTTTGAGTTATCCTCAAGTGCATACATTGAGTATAGGAGCAGCTAAACCAACTGATTTTGATGAGCATATCAAAACTTTAGAATTGTTAAATAATGCAGCAGAAATCCTACCACCAATTATTTCCAGATTAGAGTCAGAAGCAGTCAATATTTTAGGAGAAGACTGGGTAAAAACCTGGGAGACTAATTTACCAACTTGGGAAAAAACGCCAGGGGAAATAAATATGCGGGTGATTTTGTGGTTATTAAATTTAGCTTTAGCTTATGACATGATAGACTATGGCAAAATGCGTTATAATCTCTTAGGACAGGCTAATCATTGGTTTCCTGGTAATAGGGCTGATAAGTTAAATGAATTAGATTTACGAGAATGTCTTGCTAATAGTCCCCAAGCTGAAAAAATTCCGCAGATGTTAGCGAAAGCCCAAGAAATATTAGGAAGTGCAGAGATAAAGCGTTTATCTCAGAGTTGA